TTCGCGTGGATTCGCCCGTTCAGCAAGGCCGACCTGAAACGGTTCGGCGACCGGACCCCGCCCCGCGGGCCGATCCTTGCCGTTCGTACCGCGGACCTGCACGAGAAGGAGGCCATCCTCGCTGCACATCCGCGGGCGTGCTTCACCATCTCGCACTTCGACGGTTTCGCCGCGGTGCTGGTGGACCTCGACAACACCGACGACGACGAACTACGGGAACTGCTGATCGACGGGTGGCTCGTCTACGCCCCGAAGAACGTCGCCGAGACGTTCCTGGCGGGCGGCTGATCCTGCCGCCGTTCGGTCACATCGGTTTGCGTAGCGCCGCCATGAACATTGCATCGGTGCCGTGTCGGTGTGGCCACAGTTGCACGGACGTACCGTCGCCCAGCTGCGGCACGCCCGGCACGAGTTCGCGTGTATCGAGCGGCTCGACGCCGAATCGGCGGACCGCGTCGGCGACGACAGCCGTGGTTTCGGACAGATGCGGCGAGCACGTCGAATACAGCACCACGCCACCGGGGCGCACCAGGTCGATCGCCGCTGCCAGCAACTCTTTCTGCAGCGTCACCAAGGCTGCGACGTCGGACGGCAGTCGCCGCCAGCGCGCCTCGGGCCGACGACGTAGAGCGCCGAGCCCGGTGCACGGCGCGTCCACGAGTACGCGGTCGTAGCCACCGTCGAGTCCGGATTGCCTGCCGTCGACGGTGTGCACCGTCACCGGCAGGTCCTTGGTCGTCTTGGACACCAGGTCGGCGCGGTGCGGCGTCGGCTCGACGGCGTCGACTGTGGCACCGTCGATCTCGGCGATGGCACCGAGCAGCGCGGCTTTACCTCCCGGGCCGGCGCACAGATCCAGCCATCGACCACCGTCCGCACCGACGAGTGGTGCCAGGGTGAGCGCCCGTCCGACGAGTTGACTGCCCTCGTCCTGAACACCGGCCAGCCCGTCACGTACGGCGTCGAGTTTGCCGGGATCGCCGCCGTCGAGGTGCACGGCGTACGGGGAATAAGGTCCTTCCTCTCCCCCGGTGACCAGCGCCAGTTCTTCGGCCGAGATCTCTCCGGGCCGCGCGACCAGGTGAACCGAGGGCCGTGCGTCGTCGGCTTCGAGCACGGCAGCGAGTTCACCGGCATCGGCACCGAGTGCGTCGGCAAAGGCCTGCGCGATCCACTTGGGATGTGCGTACTCGAAGGCAAGGTGGCCGACCGGATCGGACGCTGCTGGTGGCGCCAGCTCGTCGACCCACTGCGCCGCCGTGCGTTCGGACACGCGCCGCAGCACCGCATTGACGAAACCGGCCTTGCCGGTGCCGAATTCGGACCGGGCCAGATCCACCGACGTGGCGACGGCCGCGTGCGGTGCCACCCGGGTCCGGAGCAGCTGGTAGGAGCCGAGGCGCAGAATGTCGAGCAGAGGCCCGTCTATTTCTGCAGCAAGCCGCCCGGCCGCGTGGGCGATCACCGCGTCGAGCACCCCACGTGCGCGGGACGCGCCGTACGCGAGTTCGGTGGCCAGCGCGGCATCGCGCGAGTCCAGCTTCCGCTCTCGCAGCAAGCCGGGCAGCACCAGGTTGGCGTAGGCATCACGCTCGCGGACCGCCTTCAGTACGTCACGGGCCGCGCGGCGTGCCGGATCGATCGCATCGACGCCGCGGGGCCCCGCGCCCTGCGGAGGCCGGTTTCCTTTGGGACCGCGGGCGCCCGGCGACTTCTTCACGAACTTTCTCGGCTGACCGGACTCGCGCTTACGGGGCCTGTCGGGTTCTGTCATCGCGCTACCGCCGTATCGTCCAGCCGAGCGCCGCGCGCCCAGTCGAGTGCCTTCATGACCTTCTTGCCCTGGGGTTGGATATCTCCGAGAACGAGTGCG
The nucleotide sequence above comes from Rhodococcoides fascians A25f. Encoded proteins:
- a CDS encoding MmcQ/YjbR family DNA-binding protein, whose amino-acid sequence is MATIDSATAMIAELPGVTVGVRYGHSSWAVGKNVFAWIRPFSKADLKRFGDRTPPRGPILAVRTADLHEKEAILAAHPRACFTISHFDGFAAVLVDLDNTDDDELRELLIDGWLVYAPKNVAETFLAGG
- a CDS encoding RsmB/NOP family class I SAM-dependent RNA methyltransferase; this translates as MTEPDRPRKRESGQPRKFVKKSPGARGPKGNRPPQGAGPRGVDAIDPARRAARDVLKAVRERDAYANLVLPGLLRERKLDSRDAALATELAYGASRARGVLDAVIAHAAGRLAAEIDGPLLDILRLGSYQLLRTRVAPHAAVATSVDLARSEFGTGKAGFVNAVLRRVSERTAAQWVDELAPPAASDPVGHLAFEYAHPKWIAQAFADALGADAGELAAVLEADDARPSVHLVARPGEISAEELALVTGGEEGPYSPYAVHLDGGDPGKLDAVRDGLAGVQDEGSQLVGRALTLAPLVGADGGRWLDLCAGPGGKAALLGAIAEIDGATVDAVEPTPHRADLVSKTTKDLPVTVHTVDGRQSGLDGGYDRVLVDAPCTGLGALRRRPEARWRRLPSDVAALVTLQKELLAAAIDLVRPGGVVLYSTCSPHLSETTAVVADAVRRFGVEPLDTRELVPGVPQLGDGTSVQLWPHRHGTDAMFMAALRKPM